A part of Bacteroidia bacterium genomic DNA contains:
- a CDS encoding carboxymuconolactone decarboxylase family protein gives MENENMFPQTTKELADKKAALAPKTIEAWRNFSKTVFEEGALPEKTKQLIAVAVAHVTQCPYCIRAHTKQAMRKGASKEEIMEAIWVASEMRAGAAYAHATIAMDEMEKK, from the coding sequence ATGGAAAACGAAAACATGTTCCCACAAACAACCAAAGAACTTGCCGACAAAAAGGCCGCTTTAGCTCCTAAAACTATTGAGGCGTGGCGAAACTTCAGTAAAACCGTATTTGAAGAAGGCGCGCTTCCTGAAAAAACCAAACAACTAATTGCTGTTGCCGTAGCACACGTAACACAATGCCCCTATTGCATTAGAGCGCACACAAAGCAAGCGATGCGAAAAGGAGCGAGCAAAGAAGAAATAATGGAAGCAATATGGGTAGCTTCTGAAATGCGAGCAGGTGCAGCTTATGCTCATGCAACTATCGCTATGGATGAAATGGAGAAAAAATAA